In a single window of the Agrobacterium vitis genome:
- the pth gene encoding aminoacyl-tRNA hydrolase, with protein sequence MIVLAGLGNPGSQYAGNRHNIGFMALDAIHRRHGFSPWSKKFKAEIADGTLAGEKVLLIKPQTFMNLSGESVGEALRFYKLGPEQLVAIYDELDLLPGKARIKLGGGHGGHNGIKSLDAHCGLNYRRLRLGIGHPGDKSRVQAHVLGDFGKLDAEWLDPLLETLAENADMLVRGEDSQLMNKLALATGAKTEEEKPKPAKPAKSHIHQAHTGVQPKKLPETGPMAEMLKKMFGPKKD encoded by the coding sequence ATGATCGTTCTTGCAGGGCTTGGCAATCCCGGCTCCCAATATGCCGGCAACCGCCACAATATCGGCTTCATGGCGCTCGACGCCATCCACCGCCGCCACGGCTTTTCGCCCTGGTCGAAGAAATTCAAGGCCGAAATTGCCGATGGCACGCTGGCGGGCGAGAAAGTTCTGCTGATCAAACCGCAGACTTTCATGAACCTGTCGGGCGAATCGGTCGGTGAAGCGCTGCGCTTCTACAAGCTAGGCCCCGAACAGCTGGTGGCGATCTATGATGAGCTGGATCTTCTTCCCGGCAAGGCCCGTATCAAGCTGGGCGGCGGCCATGGCGGCCACAACGGCATCAAATCGCTGGATGCCCATTGCGGCCTGAACTACCGCCGCCTGCGGCTCGGCATCGGCCATCCTGGCGATAAATCCCGGGTTCAGGCGCATGTGCTAGGCGATTTCGGCAAGCTCGACGCCGAATGGCTCGACCCGCTGCTGGAAACATTGGCTGAAAATGCCGACATGCTGGTGCGCGGCGAAGACAGCCAGTTGATGAACAAACTGGCGCTCGCCACCGGAGCCAAGACGGAAGAAGAAAAGCCCAAACCGGCAAAGCCTGCGAAATCCCACATTCATCAGGCCCATACTGGCGTGCAGCCGAAAAAGCTGCCGGAAACGGGACCGATGGCGGAGATGCTGAAGAAGATGTTTGGGCCTAAGAAGGATTGA
- a CDS encoding substrate-binding periplasmic protein encodes MGCRRSAFRLAVLSCVMFMTTTAMAQNSIVFTTEDYPPYNFRENGVDKGVGYEQVVMIMKDLAIPYTIEMMPWARAIAMAETEQMTCVFTAAHIPEREGRFKWVEPLAIDRNIIMSRKDSGIQVRNVEDARKYIVGTQRDDYTQALLERHGFPRIDLASNLDLTIKKLESGRIDLMPVSEKFYHKLVEEGHPLEQQFVLTEQKFAIACNKSLPDALMAQMQQALDRLIADGTQARISREYGLLQPQ; translated from the coding sequence ATGGGCTGTCGAAGAAGTGCATTCCGCCTTGCCGTCCTATCCTGCGTGATGTTCATGACCACCACCGCCATGGCGCAAAACAGTATCGTCTTCACCACGGAAGACTACCCCCCTTACAATTTCAGGGAAAACGGCGTGGACAAGGGCGTCGGCTACGAGCAGGTCGTCATGATCATGAAGGATCTGGCGATCCCCTACACTATCGAGATGATGCCCTGGGCCCGCGCCATCGCGATGGCCGAAACCGAACAGATGACCTGCGTGTTTACCGCAGCCCATATTCCCGAGCGCGAAGGCCGCTTCAAATGGGTCGAGCCGCTGGCCATCGACCGCAATATCATCATGAGCCGCAAGGACTCCGGCATTCAGGTGCGCAATGTCGAGGATGCCCGCAAGTATATTGTCGGCACCCAGCGCGACGATTACACTCAGGCCCTTCTGGAACGGCATGGTTTTCCGAGGATAGACCTCGCTTCCAACCTCGACCTGACCATCAAGAAACTGGAAAGCGGCCGGATCGATCTCATGCCGGTCTCGGAAAAATTCTATCACAAACTGGTGGAGGAAGGGCATCCTCTGGAACAGCAATTCGTGCTGACCGAGCAGAAATTCGCCATTGCCTGCAACAAATCCCTGCCCGACGCCCTGATGGCGCAAATGCAACAAGCGCTTGATCGACTGATTGCCGACGGCACGCAAGCCAGGATTTCGCGAGAATATGGCCTGTTACAGCCGCAATAG